A DNA window from Actinomadura coerulea contains the following coding sequences:
- a CDS encoding dihydrolipoyl dehydrogenase family protein yields MSHNHHYDAVVLGGGTAGELVATGLARAGRDVALVESRLVGGESPYFACVPSKSLLLSARRGESWEMALARRDALAGNRGDDPAVARMAEDGVTVLRGRGQVLDHGRIEVDGAVHGFGDLVVCTGSEPVIPPVEGLADVPLWTSSEALSVPDLPRRLVILGGGPVGCELAQVYAAFGSQVAVVEASGRLLTAEAPFAGEVLADALRRMGVDLRLGTAVADAERKDVGLRLWLTDGGTLDADRVLAAAGRRPRVEGLGLENLGIDITPGQGIPVDETCRVPCGAGGVWAAGDVTGVARTTHAARYQAQVALSNLLGHRREADYRAIPRVVYTTPTVYSVGISPRQAEELGIDLLTAGYDLAATARSAVEADERGRVELYADPTRGLLVGAAAAGLHAEEWMSEIALAIRAETPLSLLADVVHAFPTHGESVEAPLRELAGRL; encoded by the coding sequence TTGTCGCACAACCACCACTACGACGCCGTGGTGCTGGGCGGGGGGACCGCGGGAGAGCTGGTCGCGACCGGCCTCGCCCGCGCGGGAAGGGACGTCGCGCTCGTCGAGAGCCGCCTCGTCGGCGGGGAGTCTCCGTACTTCGCCTGCGTCCCGTCCAAGTCGCTGCTGCTGTCGGCGCGCCGCGGCGAGTCCTGGGAGATGGCCCTCGCCCGCCGGGACGCGCTGGCCGGGAACCGGGGCGACGACCCCGCCGTCGCCCGGATGGCCGAGGACGGCGTGACCGTCCTGCGCGGCCGGGGGCAGGTCCTCGACCACGGCCGGATCGAGGTGGACGGCGCCGTGCACGGCTTCGGCGACCTCGTCGTGTGCACCGGCAGCGAGCCGGTCATCCCGCCCGTCGAGGGGCTCGCCGACGTGCCGCTGTGGACGAGCTCCGAGGCGCTGTCGGTCCCCGACCTGCCGCGCCGGCTGGTGATCCTCGGCGGCGGCCCGGTCGGCTGCGAGCTCGCGCAGGTGTACGCGGCGTTCGGCTCGCAGGTCGCCGTCGTCGAGGCGTCCGGGCGGCTGCTGACCGCCGAGGCGCCGTTCGCCGGCGAGGTGCTCGCGGACGCCCTGCGCCGGATGGGCGTCGACCTGAGGCTCGGCACCGCCGTCGCCGACGCCGAGCGCAAGGACGTCGGGCTGCGGCTGTGGCTGACCGACGGCGGGACCCTCGACGCCGACCGCGTCCTCGCCGCCGCCGGGCGCCGCCCCCGCGTGGAGGGCCTCGGGCTGGAGAACCTCGGCATCGACATCACCCCGGGCCAGGGCATCCCCGTGGACGAGACGTGCCGGGTGCCGTGCGGCGCGGGCGGCGTGTGGGCGGCGGGCGACGTCACCGGCGTCGCCCGCACCACGCACGCCGCCCGCTACCAGGCGCAGGTCGCGCTGTCGAACCTGCTCGGCCACCGGCGCGAGGCCGACTACCGCGCCATCCCCCGCGTCGTCTACACGACGCCCACCGTCTACTCGGTGGGGATCTCGCCGAGGCAGGCGGAGGAACTCGGCATAGACCTCCTCACCGCCGGGTACGACCTCGCCGCGACGGCCCGGTCGGCGGTCGAGGCCGACGAGCGCGGCCGGGTGGAGCTGTACGCCGACCCCACCCGCGGCCTGCTGGTGGGCGCCGCCGCCGCCGGACTCCACGCCGAGGAGTGGATGAGCGAGATCGCCCTGGCCATCCGCGCGGAGACGCCGCTGAGCCTGCTCGCCGACGTCGTCCACGCGTTCCCGACCCACGGCGAGTCCGTCGAGGCGCCGCTGCGGGAGCTGGCCGGAAGGCTGTGA